Part of the Acaryochloris thomasi RCC1774 genome, CATTTGATTCAAAGCAGTGTTCAGGAATCGCACTGCGGACATCCTGTAGCGTGAAGGGCAAGATCTCCCGTTCCAGAACAGGCTTTGAAGTTAGGTTTGAAGTCACGTTGTTGAAGTTAATGAATGAGGTATGAGAGGGTCTTTGATTGGCCTACGGCCATCGCGGAGCAGTTCACAACTTCAGTGCGGACTCCGAACAGACCAACTGCAATTGTAGAGCTTAACGTTACTTTATGAATAATTGATACAGTAATTCAGGTCACCTCATTCATCAAATTTTGAATTATGATGGGCGTTTTCCGGGACTTTCAGAGCTTGAGCAAGTATTTTTACTTGACGTCTGGGACACGAGGGCAAGCGTACATCAATCACATTTGCACATCTCTTTTTGTTGTTGCCTGGGAGTCCGTCGCGAAATGTCCTCATTCTTTACCTATCCCGATAGCGTTAAGGGCAAGCAGGTTGATACCTATCACGGTGTAGCCGTTGCAGACCCATACCGATGGCTCGAAGATCCAGAGCAAGCACACAAGTGGATTGCAGCTCAGAATAAAGTCACCTTTGACTATCTCGAGACGCTGTCAGCCCGCGACACCATTCAGGCAAGACTGACAGAGCTTTGGAACTACGAGCGCTATGGGATGCCGTTTAAGCGGGGCGACCGCTATTTCTTTCGCAAAAACGACGGCCTCCAAAATCAAAGCATTCTCTATACACAGTCATCCCTAGAGGCTGAAGCCCAAGTCTTGCTCGATCCCAATGCTCTTTCCACCGATGGTACAGTGGCGCTGATGAATACTGCCGTCAGTGAGAATGGTCAATATCTCACCTATGGTTTATCGACAGCGGGGTCAGACTGGATGGAATTTCGGGTTCGTGATGTTGCGACGGGGGAAGACCTTTCGGATCATCTCCAGTGGGTCAAGTTCTCGGGGGCATCCTGGACTCACGACCATCAGGGCTTCTTCTATAGTCGCTATGCGAAACCAGAAAATGAGTTTGAGCAGGTCAATCACTACCAAAAGCTTTACTACCATCGCCTTGGCACTCCCCAATCGGAAGATCGATTGATCTATGAGCGAACCGATCAAAAAGAATGGGGCTTCAACGGCAGCGTCACCGAGGATGGGCGCTATCTGCTGATTTATGTCTGGCGCGGGACCGATCCTAAGAACCTGCTGTTCTACCAAGATTTGCAGCAGCCCGATGCCCCAATTGTGGAGTTACTCGATGAGTTTGAAGCTGATTACAGCGTTATTGGGTGTGACGGCAGCACTTTCTGGATCCAGACGGATCTGAAAGCCCCTCGGGGACGAGTGATGGCCGTTGACATGAACCGTCCAGAAAAAGAGCACTGGCAAGAGATCATTCCTGAGACGGCAGATACGCTGCAGAGCGTTAGCCTTATCAATGATCAGTTCATTGCCAACTATCTCCAGGATGCCCACACGATCATCAAGATCATGGCGCTGGACGGTAGCTCTAGCCAGGACTTCGAGCTACCAGGGATTGGCTCTGTTAGCGGATTCGGTGGTAAACGTGCAGATGCGGAAACGTTTTACGCGTTCACAAGTTTCACAACGCCTACTACGATCTATCGCTGTGACTTAACAACTGGCATTAGCCAAGTTTTCCGGCAGCCGCAGGTGGATTTTGATCCGAATGATTATGAAACACGACAGGTGTTCTACCCCAGTAAGGATGGCACACAGATTCCGATGTTTATTGTGCATCGAAAGGGCATTGAACTAAACGGGCAAAATCCAACACTACTTTATGGGTACGGCGGTTTTAATGTTTCGATTACACCCAGCTTTAGCGCTCAGTATTTGCAGTGGATGGAGATTGGAGGGGTATATGCGATCGCAACTCTACGCGGCGGCGGCGAGTACGGCGAAACCTGGCATCAAGCGGGCACCAAACACAATAAGCAAACCGTCTTCGATGACTTCATCGCCGCCGCAGACTGGCTGATCGCCTCGAATTACGCCTCATCAACAAAGCTTGCAATTATGGGCGGCAGCAACGGCGGCCTACTGGTGGGAGCCTGCATGACTCAGCGCCCCGATCTCTTTGCTGCCGCTCTACCCGCAGTCGGCGTCATGGATATGCTGCGCTTCAACAAATTCACTATTGGCTGGGCCTGGGAAGCAGAATATGGTTCTCCAGAAAATGCAGAAGACTTCAAGACGCTCTACGCATACTCGCCTCTACACAATCTAAAAGAAGGAACGGCCTACCCAGCGACCC contains:
- a CDS encoding prolyl oligopeptidase family serine peptidase, with the protein product MSSFFTYPDSVKGKQVDTYHGVAVADPYRWLEDPEQAHKWIAAQNKVTFDYLETLSARDTIQARLTELWNYERYGMPFKRGDRYFFRKNDGLQNQSILYTQSSLEAEAQVLLDPNALSTDGTVALMNTAVSENGQYLTYGLSTAGSDWMEFRVRDVATGEDLSDHLQWVKFSGASWTHDHQGFFYSRYAKPENEFEQVNHYQKLYYHRLGTPQSEDRLIYERTDQKEWGFNGSVTEDGRYLLIYVWRGTDPKNLLFYQDLQQPDAPIVELLDEFEADYSVIGCDGSTFWIQTDLKAPRGRVMAVDMNRPEKEHWQEIIPETADTLQSVSLINDQFIANYLQDAHTIIKIMALDGSSSQDFELPGIGSVSGFGGKRADAETFYAFTSFTTPTTIYRCDLTTGISQVFRQPQVDFDPNDYETRQVFYPSKDGTQIPMFIVHRKGIELNGQNPTLLYGYGGFNVSITPSFSAQYLQWMEIGGVYAIATLRGGGEYGETWHQAGTKHNKQTVFDDFIAAADWLIASNYASSTKLAIMGGSNGGLLVGACMTQRPDLFAAALPAVGVMDMLRFNKFTIGWAWEAEYGSPENAEDFKTLYAYSPLHNLKEGTAYPATLITTADHDDRVVPAHSFKFAAALQAAHSGQAPVMIRIETKAGHGAGKPITKIIDEAADKWAFLTEVLDFYPSGLS